In one Candidatus Krumholzibacteriota bacterium genomic region, the following are encoded:
- the zwf gene encoding glucose-6-phosphate dehydrogenase, with protein sequence MSDTRIDRHLFVVLGGTGDLATRKLMPAIHHLDAKGLLHGRCVILAAGRRAIDEGRFRKKVRLDLAVAGLPDDNAADAWCDDCLFYQPLLDGLPDDFLALARRIETIEKERELPGNRVFYLALPPDAVRDVVGKLGAAGLARGPGWTRLVVEKPFGRDLASAGTLNETIGRHFDESQVYRIDHYLGKDTVQNLLVFRFANAIFESLWNRDRVACVEITVAESLGVERRGAYYETAGAVRDMAQSHLMQLVALVAMDVPARFDAKDVRREKIKALRSIMPPSPEHVVLGQYAAGSIDGLALPAYREEPGIDPGSTVETYAAMRLAVDTWRWQGVPFLVRTGKRMPRKLSQIAIVFRRAPVCLFLPFDGCRPHPNVLFITLQPNESFTVSFDVKRPGEPFRLDPRHLGFDYREAFGAFPDAYETLLVDIVTGDQTLFIHAEEAEASWRICDGILAAGEAPLSYEAGSWGPAAADALAAREGAGWIVR encoded by the coding sequence ATGAGCGATACGCGGATCGATCGGCATCTCTTCGTCGTTCTCGGGGGAACGGGGGATCTCGCCACGCGGAAGCTGATGCCGGCGATCCACCATCTCGACGCGAAGGGTCTGCTTCACGGACGATGCGTCATTCTCGCCGCCGGCCGCCGGGCGATCGACGAGGGCCGTTTCAGGAAGAAGGTCCGCCTCGATCTCGCCGTTGCGGGGCTTCCCGACGACAACGCGGCGGATGCGTGGTGCGACGACTGTCTCTTCTACCAGCCGCTCCTCGACGGCCTCCCGGACGATTTTCTCGCTCTCGCCAGGCGCATCGAGACGATCGAGAAGGAACGCGAACTGCCGGGAAACCGCGTCTTCTATCTCGCGCTTCCCCCGGACGCCGTTCGCGACGTCGTCGGGAAACTCGGTGCCGCCGGTCTCGCGCGCGGTCCGGGCTGGACGCGCCTCGTCGTCGAGAAGCCCTTCGGACGCGATCTCGCGTCCGCCGGCACGCTCAACGAGACGATCGGGAGGCACTTCGACGAGTCGCAGGTCTACCGCATCGATCACTACCTCGGCAAGGACACCGTGCAGAACCTGCTCGTCTTCCGCTTCGCGAACGCGATCTTCGAATCCCTCTGGAACCGCGACCGCGTGGCATGCGTGGAGATCACCGTCGCCGAGTCCCTCGGCGTGGAGCGACGCGGCGCGTACTACGAGACGGCCGGCGCGGTGCGCGACATGGCGCAGAGCCATCTCATGCAGCTCGTCGCCCTCGTGGCGATGGACGTGCCGGCGCGGTTCGACGCAAAAGACGTCCGGCGCGAGAAGATCAAGGCGCTCCGCTCCATCATGCCTCCGTCGCCGGAACACGTCGTTCTCGGACAGTACGCCGCGGGTTCGATCGACGGCCTCGCCCTTCCCGCGTACCGGGAGGAGCCGGGGATCGATCCCGGTTCGACCGTCGAGACCTATGCCGCCATGCGACTCGCCGTCGACACCTGGCGGTGGCAGGGCGTGCCCTTCCTCGTGCGGACGGGCAAGCGGATGCCGCGGAAGCTCTCGCAGATCGCCATCGTCTTCAGGCGCGCCCCCGTCTGTCTCTTCCTGCCCTTCGACGGGTGCCGCCCGCACCCGAACGTCCTCTTCATCACGCTCCAGCCGAACGAGTCCTTCACCGTCTCCTTCGACGTGAAACGGCCCGGCGAACCGTTCAGGCTCGATCCGCGGCATCTCGGCTTCGATTACCGCGAGGCCTTCGGAGCGTTTCCCGACGCCTACGAGACGCTGCTCGTGGACATCGTCACGGGCGATCAGACCCTCTTCATACACGCCGAGGAGGCGGAGGCCTCGTGGCGGATCTGCGACGGGATCCTCGCGGCCGGCGAGGCGCCTCTTTCCTACGAGGCCGGGTCGTGGGGGCCGGCCGCGGCCGACGCGCTCGCCGCGCGGGAGGGGGCGGGGTGGATCGTCCGGTGA
- the gnd gene encoding decarboxylating 6-phosphogluconate dehydrogenase: MKIGMIGLGRMGGNMARRLLSRGHAVVGYARNPRALAAIEEIGGTGAASAAQLVEQLDAPRHVWLMVPAGKPVDDLLEELVDLLEKGDVVVDGGNSFYKDTMRRAHDLRRHGLHLVDVGTSGGVRGLIEGYSMMIGGDRETVARLRPVIEALAPAPARGWGYVGPHGAGHFVKMVHNGIEYGLMQAYAEGFDLLRHRANFDLDLAEIARIWRHGSVIRSWLLDLIEEALDENPLLDGIAPWVADSGEGRWTAREAIDLGVPAPVITLALHERFRSREENSFADRLLAAMRGRFGGHAIKTERDR; encoded by the coding sequence ATGAAGATCGGCATGATCGGCCTCGGACGCATGGGCGGCAACATGGCGCGGCGCCTTCTCTCGCGGGGACACGCCGTGGTCGGCTACGCGCGGAACCCGCGCGCGCTGGCCGCGATCGAGGAGATCGGAGGCACGGGCGCGGCGAGCGCGGCGCAGCTCGTCGAGCAGCTCGATGCGCCCCGGCATGTCTGGCTCATGGTTCCGGCGGGCAAACCCGTCGACGACCTGCTCGAGGAACTCGTCGATCTGCTGGAGAAGGGGGACGTCGTCGTCGACGGCGGGAATTCCTTCTACAAGGATACGATGCGGCGCGCACACGATCTGCGGCGCCACGGCCTCCATCTCGTCGACGTCGGCACGAGCGGCGGCGTCAGGGGGCTGATCGAGGGATACAGCATGATGATCGGCGGCGATCGGGAAACCGTCGCGCGGCTTCGTCCGGTCATCGAGGCGCTCGCGCCCGCTCCGGCCCGCGGCTGGGGATACGTCGGTCCGCACGGCGCGGGGCACTTCGTGAAGATGGTGCACAACGGCATCGAGTACGGGCTCATGCAGGCCTATGCCGAGGGGTTCGACCTGTTGCGGCACCGCGCCAACTTCGATCTCGACCTCGCGGAGATCGCCCGGATCTGGCGGCACGGCAGCGTCATCCGCTCGTGGCTCCTCGATCTCATCGAGGAGGCCCTCGATGAGAACCCGCTCCTCGACGGGATCGCCCCCTGGGTGGCGGACTCCGGCGAGGGCCGCTGGACGGCCAGGGAGGCGATCGATCTCGGCGTGCCGGCGCCGGTCATCACGCTCGCCCTGCACGAGCGGTTCCGCTCGCGCGAGGAGAATTCCTTCGCCGACCGGCTCCTCGCCGCGATGCGCGGCCGGTTCGGCGGTCACGCGATCAAGACGGAGAGAGATCGATGA